Proteins encoded within one genomic window of Leptolyngbya sp. FACHB-261:
- the pdhA gene encoding pyruvate dehydrogenase (acetyl-transferring) E1 component subunit alpha — translation MVQDRIASPPSALSINREQGLRLYEDMVLGRLFEDKCAEMYYRGKMFGFVHLYNGQEAVATGVIQAMRPDDYVASTYRDHVHAVSKGVPARAVMAELFGKATGCSKGRGGSMHIFSSEHNFLGGYAFVAEGIPVAAGAAFSAKYRREALGDTSADQVTACFFGDGAANNGQFFETLNMAQLWKLPIIFVVENNLWAIGMSHGRATSDVAIYKKAAAFGMPGYEVDGQDVLAVRERALEAIDRARAGEGPTLLECHTYRFRGHSLADPDELRPAEEKEAWLARDPIKILAARLTEHGLANGEELKAIDKKIQAHIEDAVEFALASPEPDPSELHRYIFAEDE, via the coding sequence ATGGTCCAGGATCGTATCGCGTCCCCCCCCTCAGCTCTGTCCATTAACCGCGAGCAAGGTCTACGTCTCTACGAAGACATGGTTCTGGGCCGTCTGTTCGAAGACAAGTGCGCTGAGATGTACTACCGAGGCAAAATGTTCGGCTTCGTGCATCTCTATAACGGTCAGGAAGCAGTAGCGACTGGCGTCATCCAAGCCATGCGCCCTGACGATTATGTTGCTAGTACCTATCGGGACCACGTTCACGCGGTCAGTAAGGGTGTCCCAGCTCGAGCTGTGATGGCGGAGCTGTTTGGTAAGGCAACTGGTTGCAGCAAGGGCCGGGGTGGCTCTATGCACATATTCTCATCGGAACATAATTTCTTGGGTGGCTATGCCTTCGTTGCTGAGGGCATTCCGGTAGCCGCAGGGGCAGCCTTTTCAGCCAAATATCGGCGTGAGGCGCTGGGTGATACGAGTGCCGATCAGGTCACAGCCTGTTTCTTTGGCGATGGTGCTGCTAATAACGGGCAGTTCTTTGAAACCCTAAACATGGCTCAGCTCTGGAAGCTGCCGATCATCTTTGTGGTCGAAAACAACCTCTGGGCGATTGGCATGTCCCACGGCCGGGCTACTTCGGACGTGGCTATCTATAAGAAGGCCGCAGCCTTCGGCATGCCCGGCTACGAGGTGGATGGGCAGGACGTGCTGGCTGTGCGCGAACGTGCGCTTGAAGCCATTGACCGCGCCCGTGCTGGTGAGGGACCGACGCTGCTAGAGTGTCACACCTACCGCTTCCGGGGCCATTCCTTGGCGGATCCAGATGAGCTGCGGCCTGCTGAAGAGAAGGAAGCTTGGTTAGCCCGCGACCCGATCAAAATTCTGGCAGCCCGCTTGACCGAGCATGGGTTAGCCAATGGCGAAGAGCTCAAAGCGATTGACAAGAAAATTCAGGCCCACATTGAGGACGCGGTAGAATTCGCCCTCGCAAGTCCTGAACCGGATCCGAGTGAACTGCACCGCTACATCTTTGCTGAGGACGAATAG